In the Candidatus Roizmanbacteria bacterium genome, ATTGGTAAGGTGGATTGGCTTATAACCTCAGACTGGACCGAACCACCCTCCAAAAATAGGAAGGCCACAATTGTGCACGACCTTGTATATCTCAAGTATCCGGATACGGTTGACTCTCTAATTCGAAAAACACAGGAACGTAGACTGAGGTGGGTCCAAAGAGAATCATCACTCATATTCACTGACTCGGACTCAACCAAACACGATCTAGAGACCGAACTCTCTTTTGATAAAAATAAAATCTTTGTGAATTACCCTGGGGTTGTACAACCTATTGGAAGGACCGTAACTAGCTCCAAGACGAGACCCTATATCTTAAGCGTTGGAAAAAGAGAACCTCGGAAAAATCTAGAACGATTAGTAAAAGCATTCAACCTACTAGATCGAGACGACATCGATCTCATGATTGTGGGAATGGAAGGATGGGGAAATATACCCCTTGAGACGAATCCTCAGATCAAACTTCTGGGTTTTGTTTCTGATGAGGAACTTGCAGAACTGTATCGTAACTGTCTCTGCTTCGTGTTCCCCTCGCTCTATGAGGGCTTCGGGTATCCTGTAATTGAGGCAATGAGTTATGGCGCGCCTGTTGCAACATCAAGCAACTCTTCTCTTCAAGAAATTGCGGATGATGCAGCCGTCCTGTTTGACCCGATGCAAGAAGAGTCAATTGCGGCAGGCCTCAAGAAAATCATAAACTCGAAGGTGCTCAGAACTTCACTATCAAAAAAAGGAATCTCAAAATCAAAGGAGTTTTCATGGAAGAAGTACTTAGACAGAATGATACAAGTTCTCGATGACGCTAAATAACATCTATGGTAATTGGCATTGATGGAAATGAAGCGAACGTCATAAACCGCGTAGGAGTATCGACATACGCCTATGAACTATTGAGATATTTTAATTCTGTGGCAAGCGGAGACCAACAGTTTGTAATTTATCTGAGAAATACTCCTTCAAATGAACTTCCCGAGCAGTCAAAGTTCTTTACCTACCAAATCGTCAAACCAGACTTTATGTGGTCCCAACTTTCACTCCCCATTAATTTGTATTTAGGCAAAAAACCAGATGTATTTTTTAGCCCTGCCCATTACGCACCACGGTTTAGTCCTGTTCCGACCGTTGTCACTATTCATGACCTTGCATATAAACTCTTTCCCAAAGAGTTCCTGAAAGGGGATCTCTACAAACTTAACCGATGGACCGAGTACAGCATACGTAAGGCATCAAAGGTTATCTGTGTTTCCAAACACACCAAAAAAGATCTTGTCCGATTATGTCCGAGTGTAGAAACTAAAACAGATGTCGTATATAACGGCTTCCGTTCTCAAAAAATAAAAAATAAGAAATTAGAAATAAGTCCCGATTCCTCAGAATCGCGGATCCCGATCGTAAATCGGGAAAATACGAACCCATATATTCTCTTCGTGGGAACAATTCAGCCTAGAAAGAATGTTGTCTCCCTCATAAGTGCATTCGAAATTTTTTCTCAATCCCACCCTGAGTATGAACTCAAGATCGTGGGAAAACAGGGTTGGCTTTTCAATGAGACAATGAACAAGATAGAAAGCTCGACCGTAGCAAACAAGATTGCGTACCTCGGCTTTGTTGAAGACTTGGCACTATCGGATCTATATAAAAATGCATACGCGACCGTACTACCGTCTTACTACGAAGGTTTTGGATTACCGGTACTTGAGGCTATGTCACATGGATCTCCGGTCATCGCCTCGAATAACTCCAGCCTGCCAGAGATCACAGGTAGTGCAGCACTTCTTTGCGATCCCAACGATCCTCAGTCAATCGTGACTTCGTTAGAACGTCTTCAGGATAAGAAACTAAGGACCGATCTAATCAAGGAGTCCCAAAAACAAGTAAAGCTATTCTCATGGGAAAAATGTGGAGCCGAAACATTGGCAGTTATCCGGTCTGCCGTGGCATGAAGCTTAAGTTCATCACCCTCAACATAGAGCATGGAGGCAAACTCCTCACAGAAGCCATTGAGTTCATCAACAATGAGCAACCCGACCTTCTATTTCTCCAAGAAGCACAGAGTACCGAGTTCCAGACCGACAAGAGCCATTACAAAACGGTTTCAACAATTCTTTCACAAACAACATTTACCTATCATGTCTTTTCACCGTACGTAGAGTTTGATTTCGATGGAATAACTATTCTACATGGAAATGCGATATTCTCCCGCTATCCTATAGAAAAAGGGGAGGTACTCTACTTTAATGGAGAGTACGAGAAGGCGGATTTTTTTGAGGCACAACGTCTTCATGACTTTACTCGACTCCCTCACGCCATGCAAACAGCAACACTACAACTTCCTCATATGAAGGTTTTTTTAACAAACGTCCATGGAGTATGGGGAAGGGATGGAAATGACTCTCCTGTCAGAGAAAAGATGGTAGAAATTATTTTAAGAAATGTTGAGGGTCATACATCGACTATCGTTGCCGGAGATTTTAACTTTCAAAGCTCCACTCATTCCGCCAAAATGCTCGAAAAGAATCTTAACTCGGTTTTCGAGCAACGACTCGTCTCCACCTTTAATATGAAACGTAAAAAGGATAGTGGCTACGCGACTGCGGCAGTAGATATGGTTTATCTGAGCGATGATATTCGGGTGCTTTCTTCTCGCTGTCCTCAGGTTGAAATATCGGATCATTTACCACTCGTCTGCGAGTTAGAATTATAGATATGATCAAAATCATTGAAGACATAAACTTAAAAAAAGAATGGAATGCCAAGGCACTTCATCCTATGCAGTCTTGGGAATGGGGTGAGGCGAGAAAGCAGATGGGTCTCACGGTTGTGCGGGTCGCCGACTATAACGATAAAGAGTTAGTAGGCATATTTCAGATGACTGTGCACCCAATTCCAAAGACTACTTTTAAGATTGGTTACGTACCTCGATCAGGAAATCCTTCCGCAGAGGTCATTGGTTTTTTTAAAAACTATGGTAAAAAAAACAACCTGATCTATATCAAGTTTGAACCAAATATTAGGAGCGAAGATCGTAATGCTCATAATCTTGAGCGTTTGGTCAAGTCAGATGCTCCACTGTTTCCCAAGTGGACCCAGTCGATAAATCTTCGGAATACTGAGGAGGAGCTGCTTAAGAGCATGAAACCAAAAACTCGCTATAACATAAAGCTTGCACAAAAGAAGGGCGTAACGGTGAAGGAGATGAGTTCGGACGAAGGTTTTGAGATCTTCATTAAACTTTATTTTGAGACTTGTAGGCGCCAACATTACGCAGGTCACAACTATGACTATCACCATACACTTTTTCAGACCTTGAAGGACAGTATCTCGCATATTCTTATCGCATTTTTTGAAAATAAACCCGTCGCTGCCTATCATCTCTTTGAATTCAATAATGTTCTTTATTACCCGTATGGGGGCTCATCTGATCAATACCGCGAGGTGATGGGCGCGAACATCCTTATGTGGGAGGCAATTCGATTTGGGAGACTGCGTGACTGTAACTCATTTGATCTCTGGGGCTCTCTTGATCCTGATTACGATTCTTCTAATATCTGGGCTGGGTTCACTCGTTTCAAGAGTGGGTACGGATCGGAGTTCGTTCAGATGGTTGGAAGCTACGATCTTGTAATTAATTCACTACTATATAGACCGCTCATCCTTGCTCAGAAAATGAGAGAGAAGCTTATTGGAGGGTAAATCAGTTCATGTCTTTTTGATCTTTCTGTTCGTTCTCATCGCGCTTGAGAAGCGTTGCAAAGTTTTGTGAAAATGATGGGAAGGTTTGCTCCTTATCCTGGAAGACCAACGCTACCTTTATTACCTCGTCCATATGACTTACGAAGACGAAATTAAGGTCTTTTAGTACATAACTTGGGATATCCTCAAGATCTTTTTTATTATCTTTTGGAAGGATTATCGTCTTGATATGGGCTCTATGTGCGGCAATCACCTTCTCCTTAACCCCACCTATATCTAACACTCGTCCTCGAAGCGTAATCTCTCCGGTCATACCGACATCTTTTCTGATTGGTAATTTTGTGAGTGCTGAGATAAGAGCAGATGTAATTGCGATTCCTGCTGAAGGTCCGTCCTTAGGAACCGCACCTTCTGGGACGTGAACATGAACATCTATCTTTGTGAAAAAATCCTTAGGAAGACTGAATAATTCCCATCTAGAACGAACATACGATAGCGCCGCCTGACAGGACTCCTTCATCACGTCACCCAACTGTCCGGTTAAGGTTAACTGTCCCTTCCCCGGCATGATGGCTACCTCTATAAAGAGAATGTCTCCTCCTGCCTGAGTCCAGGCAAGACCTGTTGAGATCCCAACGGTGTCGCGCTCCTCAAGCATCTGTGCTTGGTACTTGGTCGGCCCGAGATACTTCTGCAGATCCGATGCGCCAACGACCTTTGACTGTGTTTTTTTCTCAACGATTTCACGAGCTATCTTTCTACAGATTCCTGCGATCTGTCGCTCTAATTCGCGGACACCGGCCTCTCGAGTGTAGGTGCGAATAATTGCTTTTAGTGCAGTATCAGTGACCTTTACCTCTTCGTTGCTCAAGCTATGTGCCTCAAGTTGTTTTTTTATTAAATAGGTTTTCGCGATATTGAATTTCTCGTCCTCGGTGTAACCAGGGAAGTGAATTATCTCGAGTCGATCTCTGAGGGCGTCAGGGATAGTGTCGAGCATATTTGCTGTGGTAATAAAAAAGACATCTGAAAGATCGAACGGAACCTCAAGGTAGTGGTCTGAGAACATGTGATTCTGCTCAGGATCAAGAATCTCAAGGAGGGCCGATGATGGATCTCCCCGATAGTCGCGACCAATCTTATCGATTTCGTCCAGCATGAAGACGGGATTATTGGTACCTACATGTTTTATTCCTTGAATGATTCTTCCCGGAAGTGCACCTACATAGGTTCTTCTGTGACCTCGAATCTCGGCTTCATCGCGAATTCCTCCAAGCGAGATCTTGGCAAACTTTCTTCCCAATGCGCGAGCAATAGACTTTCCGAGCGAGGTCTTTCCTACACCAGGGGGACCAGCAAAACACAAAATGGTGGGTTGGTTTTCTTTCTTTGATCCTTTCTTCTCGTGTAGTTTTTTAAGCTCGATTACCGCAAGGTACTCAAGTATGCGTTCCTTTATTTTTTTTAGTCCAAAGTGGTCTTCGTTTAAGATCTTCTCCGCCTGCTTTACATCAACTGCCTGTGAGGACGAAACCGACCAGGGCAGTTCGGTGAGCCAGTCAAGATAGGTTCTCACATATGAAGACTCTGGATTAAACTGAGACATCTGAAGAAGCCTCTTGAACTCCTTTACTGCCTTCTCTTCTACTTTTTTAGGCATTTTTGCTTTTTTTATTTTGTCTCTTAGTTCAGCAAGATCCTTATCCTCACCTTTTCCACCCAACTCTTCCTCAATCGTCTTCATCTTTTCTCGAAGGAACGACTCCTTCATTCCCTGTTCGAATTTCTGTTGTGTTTTGGAAGAAAGATTCTGCTCGATCTCTAAGATGCGAAGTTCTCTGTTGGTATACAACACTTCTCTCTTCAGTCTCTCAACGAGGTTCATCTCCTCAAGGAGCTCCTGCCGTTCATATTCCCGAAGGTCAAGAACCATAGCTACCTGATTGGAGAAATCGCTCGGTGAGGTTACATTTTAAAATATTCATCAAAAAGATGAAGTCAATCGTTTTGCCATAATTAATAGCTTTCTTGATCTGAGCTGCGATATGCTTTACCATGGCCTGAATCTCATCGTTCTCTTCTATTATGTCCTGAAGTACAACTGCCTCAGCTTCAAAGTGTGGCTCAACCTGATCAAAGTTTACAATTCTCACTCGGTCGATTCCTCTAACAAGAGCATTTATCTCACCCTTCTCTCCATTAACGACATTTTTATTGTTGCAAGCGTTCCAACAGAATGAAGAGTGTCTGCAGTTGGAGAATCTTCAGATGAATTTCGTTGCATTACCAGAACTACCTGCCTACTCTCAGAAGCAAGCGCCTTGTTAATTGCGAGAACGCTTTTTCACGACCAAATGTAAGTACGTTCTCCGTGTTTGGAAAGACGATTCCTTCCTTTACTGGAACGAGTGGATATTTATTATTCATTATTATTTCCTAAAATTAAGGCTGTATTAGCAGTATAGATATGCAATTGCCAATTGTCAACTCCAAACTCGAAGCTGAAAAAATAGAACTTAGAAAAGGTTTAATGCTACAGGCTACAAGCTACAAACTACGGTCTACAAGCGCTATTTATACTCCTCAAAAAGTGGCTGTAATGAAGCTATTCTTGGGATTTGGTTAAGCGGTTTAGACTCGGAATACGCAGGTACTTGCTCGTGGTATGGCTTCGACTCTGTCTGGTATATAACTCCCAATGGGAACTTTTCACTGTCCATCTCAACTGCCTTTATCAAAGCATCTTCGTAGGACGATGGGTCATATGAGGAATCGAGTTTATATGCATTTTTTTGATAGTATTGATAGGTATTTACCCAGTTAAAGCTAACGCATGGCTGAAGTACATTAACCAAAGACAGGCCTTTATGCTTCATTCCAAGCACAATCATCTCTCTAATATGAGGGATATCTCCGGCGAATGACTGCGCTACGAAGGTTGCACCCTGTGAAATAGCGAATGCAAGTGGCGAAACTGATCGTTCGATTATTCCTGTAGGGGTTGATTTTGATATCGTTCCTTTCTTCGCAGTCGGGGCCACCTGCCCAGTTGTGAGACCGTACACACCGTTATCATGGACAATGATGGTGAGATCATGATTTCCTCGACAAGCATGAAAAAAGTGGTTTCCTCCCTCTCCATAGGTATCACCGTCGCCTGCAACTACAATCGTTGGCATAGTATGATTCGAGAGTTTGAGTCCTACCGCAGTTGGAATCGCTCGACCATGCAATGCGTGAAAGCCGTATGCATTTAGGAAATCGTTCATATTACCAGAGCAGCCTATACCAAAAACAACTCCAACCGTTGATGGCTCTAGATCTTGCTTTGCAAGTGCTTCCTTTATCGCACCTCCAATGGCCCAATCTCCACATCCCGGACACCAAGTCGGCGTATGACCTGAGAACTTTCTTTTTGATGTAATCATAACTGTTTTATAATTTCTGACGCTGTCATCGGTCTTCCATCGTATCTTAATATATGCTTTTCAATATTAATTCCCGTCTGTTCTCTGAGTAATAATCCTAACTGAGAGGTTGAGTTTTGCTCTACAAGAACGCACTTATTTGGTTCACTCAAGAGATTTTTAACTCGCATTTCATCAAGAGGATAAGTGTGGGTAAAATGAATAACCGCCGTATTGCTTCGAGAATTCAAAACATCCAAACAAACTCCTTTCAAACTACCACAACAGACTAGCACAGTATTCGCTGTTTTGAGATCTCCGAACACAGTGGGCAACTTAAAATGTGTTTTTAAATATGTTTGGATCTTTCTTGCTCTTTTTCCAACCTGCGCCATTCTATCCTCTGCAGTTTCACTAGTGTGACCATCCTCACTATGTTCATAGGAATTTGCTTGAAAGAAATGGTCTTTTGCCCCAGGAATTAGTCGTTCAGAGATACCGTCCTCGGTTATCTTATATCTAAGATATGGCCGATCCGTTGGTTGACTTACTGTCTTGCCTCTATTTATCTTCATAGATGAGAAGAAGCTTAGAACCTGTGAGCTTGAGATCGAAGCATGCGCCTCGGAGAGATACATATCGGACATAACGATTACCGGTGTCTGATATATATCAGCTAGATCGAAAGCTTCAGCGGTAAGACGAATCATCTCATCAACATCTCCAGGTGTTAAAATAATTTTTGGAAACTCACCGTGTCCAGAATGAACGGAAAACAAAAGATCTCCCTGCTCTGTCCATGTTGGCATTCCAGTAGCAGGTCCCGGTCTTTGTGAAATGAAGATTACAATAGGAGTCTCGGTTATACCAGCTAATGAAACTGCCTCGACCATGAGAGCAAATCCGCCACCGGAGGTTCCAACGGCCGATCGTACTCCTCCATGGGATGCCCCGATCGCTGAGTTGATAACTGCAATCTCATCCTCAGCATGACGAACAGTGATTTGAGCCTTTTGTTGCCAGGCTGCGAGACTGGTAAGAACGGATGACGATGGCGTCATAGGATATGCGCAGTAGAACTTACAGTCAGCGATAATCGCTCCGAGTGAAAAAGCGTCATTACCCGTCATGACAAGCTGATCCAGAGGATTTTGTTTTGGTACGAGCGCATCGAGACAATGCTCTTTAAAGTTCTTGGTAATACTATCGAATCCTTGCTTTGCAAACGACTTATTAAAGGCTATGACCTTCTCCCCTTTCTTCTGAAACTGTGTCTCGATTATGGACTCAAGTAATGCTAAATCGCCTCCAACCGTAGCAAGTGAGGCGCCGAGTGCAATTGTGTTTTTCATTATTGACTGTCCTTGACCTTCACGAAGAATTTTTTTAAATGGTACATGAGCTGTTTTATATTCTCCATCAATCTCAAAGTCTTCCTTATCATGTACGATGACGGAGTCTTTGGAGAGCTCATGTTTATGCAGCTCGAAGGTTGCTTTGTTGAGACAAACCAGTACGTCAATTGTTTCCTTAAGTGTATGCACCGGTGAATCGCTGAAGGTTACTTTATATGCATTATGGCCGCCACGTATTAATGAAGGGTACTCTACATAGTCAAGGACCTGGTATCCAGACCTACTCGCAATCTTTGAAAAAGTAAGACCGGTTGTCATGATACCGAAGCCGGCCTCACCACCGATAACCCATTGATATTTCATATTTTGATTAGTTTTAATGTTGTAAAGTTAAAAGGTTTATTATTGGCTTTGTTAGTTAACTGGCTAACAACTTAACCAGAAACTTTCAAACAAACTTTTTAAGTTTTCCGACCTTCCAAACTTTAAAAACTTTCAACGATAAATGTATTAATCGTAACAACACGGATCTTTGTATCCGCAATTCGTACAGGTTGCATCTCGTCCTCCAGGCATTCCTTTCAGTGTTTTCTGATCACACTGTGGACAAGCCCGCTCGTTGTTTTTACTTAGGAAAAACTCTTTCCCCTTTTTCATTTTCAACAATAATTGCTAAAACAGGACAGGACTGCGCTGCCTCTATAATCTGCTGATCGCTTTCCTGCTCAACTGTGTCAAGAATAACTGCCTTATTGTGTTCGTCCAAAGCGAAGGTTAGTGATGCAACAGCAGAACAGGTTGCGGCTCCTATGCAAAGATCTCGATCAATTCTCACACGAAGATTTCGAACCGAAACTGGCCCCGAGGGGTTATGGGGATCTTTTAGATTGTCGCTCATTTAGTTATCAGTTTTTTCAATGCCTCAAATGGTAATAACAGACACTTTATTCTCCCGGGACTTATCTCAATTCCAACTATATCCATAGTACTTTTTCTGTCCAGATTTCGCAACTTATCTACATTTTTTCCTTTTATATATTCTGTCATCAATGAGGCCGCAGCAGTGGAAATTGCGCAACCTTTCCCGACAAATGACACATGTTTAACCACGTCGTTTTTGACCTCTAAAAAAAGCGTAATGACATCTCCACAAAGGGGATTTTGAAGCGTGATATTGTGCGTTGGGCTCTCAATTGGCCCGAAGTTTTGGGGATGGCGATAGTGTTCGAGTAGTTCTTCTGTATATAACATTATTATTTTAAAGCTATCAAGTTGACA is a window encoding:
- a CDS encoding glycosyltransferase family 4 protein → MRIALDISQIVYQGSGVGRFTEGLVKTICEFDTTNDWIFFFSSFRRIMDASIRNKIETSRHTLIESKLPPTVLSFLWNNLHFFSIDSLIGKVDWLITSDWTEPPSKNRKATIVHDLVYLKYPDTVDSLIRKTQERRLRWVQRESSLIFTDSDSTKHDLETELSFDKNKIFVNYPGVVQPIGRTVTSSKTRPYILSVGKREPRKNLERLVKAFNLLDRDDIDLMIVGMEGWGNIPLETNPQIKLLGFVSDEELAELYRNCLCFVFPSLYEGFGYPVIEAMSYGAPVATSSNSSLQEIADDAAVLFDPMQEESIAAGLKKIINSKVLRTSLSKKGISKSKEFSWKKYLDRMIQVLDDAK
- a CDS encoding glycosyltransferase family 4 protein, giving the protein MVIGIDGNEANVINRVGVSTYAYELLRYFNSVASGDQQFVIYLRNTPSNELPEQSKFFTYQIVKPDFMWSQLSLPINLYLGKKPDVFFSPAHYAPRFSPVPTVVTIHDLAYKLFPKEFLKGDLYKLNRWTEYSIRKASKVICVSKHTKKDLVRLCPSVETKTDVVYNGFRSQKIKNKKLEISPDSSESRIPIVNRENTNPYILFVGTIQPRKNVVSLISAFEIFSQSHPEYELKIVGKQGWLFNETMNKIESSTVANKIAYLGFVEDLALSDLYKNAYATVLPSYYEGFGLPVLEAMSHGSPVIASNNSSLPEITGSAALLCDPNDPQSIVTSLERLQDKKLRTDLIKESQKQVKLFSWEKCGAETLAVIRSAVA
- a CDS encoding endonuclease/exonuclease/phosphatase family protein, producing MKLKFITLNIEHGGKLLTEAIEFINNEQPDLLFLQEAQSTEFQTDKSHYKTVSTILSQTTFTYHVFSPYVEFDFDGITILHGNAIFSRYPIEKGEVLYFNGEYEKADFFEAQRLHDFTRLPHAMQTATLQLPHMKVFLTNVHGVWGRDGNDSPVREKMVEIILRNVEGHTSTIVAGDFNFQSSTHSAKMLEKNLNSVFEQRLVSTFNMKRKKDSGYATAAVDMVYLSDDIRVLSSRCPQVEISDHLPLVCELEL
- a CDS encoding peptidoglycan bridge formation glycyltransferase FemA/FemB family protein; this translates as MIKIIEDINLKKEWNAKALHPMQSWEWGEARKQMGLTVVRVADYNDKELVGIFQMTVHPIPKTTFKIGYVPRSGNPSAEVIGFFKNYGKKNNLIYIKFEPNIRSEDRNAHNLERLVKSDAPLFPKWTQSINLRNTEEELLKSMKPKTRYNIKLAQKKGVTVKEMSSDEGFEIFIKLYFETCRRQHYAGHNYDYHHTLFQTLKDSISHILIAFFENKPVAAYHLFEFNNVLYYPYGGSSDQYREVMGANILMWEAIRFGRLRDCNSFDLWGSLDPDYDSSNIWAGFTRFKSGYGSEFVQMVGSYDLVINSLLYRPLILAQKMREKLIGG
- a CDS encoding 2-oxoacid:ferredoxin oxidoreductase subunit beta (catalyzes the coenzyme A dependent formation of succinyl-CoA from 2-oxoglutarate and ferredoxin) gives rise to the protein MITSKRKFSGHTPTWCPGCGDWAIGGAIKEALAKQDLEPSTVGVVFGIGCSGNMNDFLNAYGFHALHGRAIPTAVGLKLSNHTMPTIVVAGDGDTYGEGGNHFFHACRGNHDLTIIVHDNGVYGLTTGQVAPTAKKGTISKSTPTGIIERSVSPLAFAISQGATFVAQSFAGDIPHIREMIVLGMKHKGLSLVNVLQPCVSFNWVNTYQYYQKNAYKLDSSYDPSSYEDALIKAVEMDSEKFPLGVIYQTESKPYHEQVPAYSESKPLNQIPRIASLQPLFEEYK
- a CDS encoding 2-oxoacid:acceptor oxidoreductase subunit alpha, which translates into the protein MKYQWVIGGEAGFGIMTTGLTFSKIASRSGYQVLDYVEYPSLIRGGHNAYKVTFSDSPVHTLKETIDVLVCLNKATFELHKHELSKDSVIVHDKEDFEIDGEYKTAHVPFKKILREGQGQSIMKNTIALGASLATVGGDLALLESIIETQFQKKGEKVIAFNKSFAKQGFDSITKNFKEHCLDALVPKQNPLDQLVMTGNDAFSLGAIIADCKFYCAYPMTPSSSVLTSLAAWQQKAQITVRHAEDEIAVINSAIGASHGGVRSAVGTSGGGFALMVEAVSLAGITETPIVIFISQRPGPATGMPTWTEQGDLLFSVHSGHGEFPKIILTPGDVDEMIRLTAEAFDLADIYQTPVIVMSDMYLSEAHASISSSQVLSFFSSMKINRGKTVSQPTDRPYLRYKITEDGISERLIPGAKDHFFQANSYEHSEDGHTSETAEDRMAQVGKRARKIQTYLKTHFKLPTVFGDLKTANTVLVCCGSLKGVCLDVLNSRSNTAVIHFTHTYPLDEMRVKNLLSEPNKCVLVEQNSTSQLGLLLREQTGINIEKHILRYDGRPMTASEIIKQL
- a CDS encoding ferredoxin, coding for MSDNLKDPHNPSGPVSVRNLRVRIDRDLCIGAATCSAVASLTFALDEHNKAVILDTVEQESDQQIIEAAQSCPVLAIIVENEKGERVFPK
- a CDS encoding SUF system NifU family Fe-S cluster assembly protein — protein: MLYTEELLEHYRHPQNFGPIESPTHNITLQNPLCGDVITLFLEVKNDVVKHVSFVGKGCAISTAAASLMTEYIKGKNVDKLRNLDRKSTMDIVGIEISPGRIKCLLLPFEALKKLITK